ctttatagtaattttatgtctttgcactatactgctgccgcaaaacaaaaaaatttcatgtcatatcagTCAGttgataatacatctgattctgattctgattactcCTGTACCCTACCACAGACCTTTTGGTTTTGCATGTTGCTCTTTGCTTATTCTCTGCAACCCCTTAGTCTCTGGCCATATAtactggcagcacaggtagacagggtgctgatgaaggcatatggcatgattgcctacataggttgggatgttatgttgcaacttcacaaaacagtGGTTAGGCCGCacgaagtattgtgtgcagttgtagtcgccacattataggaaggatgtggttgtgctgcagagattgcagaggagattcttcaggatgttccctggattggaggacttcagttcgGGGAAGAGATTGGGTAGACTGGGTTTGTCTTCCCTGGACAGtcagatcgaatggacagtcagagacttttccccagggcgacaagggctaacacaaggggacataattttaaggtgattggaggaagttataagggggatgtcaggggtaagtttttcacacagagagtggtgggttcgtggaacgccctgccagcaaaggttgtgggggcagatacattagggacatttaagagactcttagacgcatgaatgatagagaaatggaggtctatgtgggatggaagggttaggtagatcttagagcaggataaaatgtcggcacaacatagtgggccgaagggcctgtactgtgctgtaatgttctatggagcaaaggaggctgaggtgacctaatagaggtatataaaattataagaggcatggatagggttgatggtcagaatctttttcctttgatatggtatcaaaaataagagggtagAGGAAGGAATATtaaagggaaagttttttacacagagagtggttgatgtctgggaCTAACTgccagagggaggtggtgggagtcAGATgcagtcactacatttaagagtcAGTTTGttggcacttaaataggcaaggcatagaaggatatggagtacaaaaaaaacaaactgctggaggaactcagtgggtcaggcagcatctgtggaggcaaagtaatggttgatgtttcgggttgagaccctgcatcaggactgagagtgtaaaggggagacagccaatatgaagaggtgaggggtgggtgcaagtgataggtggatccaagtgaggaggggttgatagtCAAATGGGgacaggtggggaagggaggggtggagatagtgacaaaaGCTGGGAGATGATTGGTGGAGACAGCAGGGGGCTGCAGACTACAgagtctgataagaaaggaaggtgatgagttgATGAGTGAAGCCAGTTGAGGGATGGAAACAGTGGGGGCAGGGGTAAGAAACTGGGTAAAGTGGGATGGGTGGAGgattttggaaagaaggaggtgaACGAGAGGACCTGGGTGTATCagaagaaaggagcagagggggtacaggttatctgaaattcgAGAATTCAGTGTTtgtgggttgtagactacccaagtggttatgaggtgatgttcctctcgtttgtgtttggcctcactctggcagtggaggacagAGAGGTCGGTGTGGGTATAGGGAGAGGAATTGAAATGCTTTGTCACTGGGGTCCTCAAGAGTGCCATTAGAAGGATATGGCACTtgtgagggcaaatgggattagtgtagttgggcaaaggtgttggcatggacgtggtgggctgatgggtccatttctgtgctgtagaactatTCAAAGTCCACGCAGATAGCAGCAAAGGTGAGAGTCAAATATGAGTTACTTCTGAGGCTATAACATTACCTGCTGTGACACTGTGCTACCCCAGTATTCAGTCAGAAACACTGGCGGTATAATAAACTGATTTTATGTCCAAGTTTAAAATCTTGCATCTGTTCATTTGTAATGATGAGGCACAAAAAGTCAGCAAGTTAACTTCCATTATCACAGATGAAGTGGTTTAATGAACCAGTTATGTAAGGGAAGATTTttggtttcagcattttctggagcAAATTCCAAACTGGTGATTTTCTGTCCACTAAAATCGACCACTGAAGATTCACTAGTTTGGCGTATGCAATTTCCCAACGTGCCATTCCAATTTCATTTGGGAGTAATTTGATTTTTCCgtaattccagattttatttttttcagttttgtgtTTCTGTAATGCATTCTGTGTGCAAACAAAGTCTTTTGTTGAACACTCAAACATTTAGTCAGTTAGTTAGGACCAAGATTAATCTTGCTCTTCATAAACTATCTCACCCACTTTGCATAATTCACAGGATATATTCAAAATACCTTGATCAGTAGTTTTGAGCTATTGTACTCTTTCTGGTGACAGcttttgtaatttgttttttttaggaGAGGTACTGTTATATCTGCCCAGATATAGTTAAGGAGTTTACCAAGTATGACACAGATCCTGGGAAATGGATTAAGCCATATGTCGGCATCAACGCTATTAGCAAGCGGCAGTTTGCTGTGGACGTGGGCTATGAGAGGTTTTTGGGGCCTGAAATTTTCTTCCATCCTGAGGTGAAAGTACCTGCCATGCCCTGATtctgtttttgtgtgtgttctgTATGTTGTTGTTTTTTATTCTACTCTAGCTTTGTCTAGAAATCAAATCCAAGACCATGGTGTGCTTTATCTGTGAATGAAAATTATTGAACAATTATTTTCATAACTTGTAATCTCCTAAGTACAGAGATCCATCAAGATATAAGCCATCCGACTTGTTCTCTATCTTGCACTTGTGATTGGAGCAGACAAGTTTATGCAGTGGGCTCAAGAGGAGGAGTGACACTGATGCAAGAAAAGTTTGTTCCAGTCTGAaattatattggtaaattggtttattattgtcacatgtaccgaggtacagtggaaaaacttgtcttgcatactgtccatacagatcattttatcatgcagtgcattgagataatacaagggaaaacaataacagaatgcagaataaagtgttacagttacagagaaagtgcagtgcaggcagacaataagattcaaggccataacgaggtagattgtgaggtcaggagtccatcttattgtgctaggaGACCGTACAATagtataactgtgggatagaagctgtcactgagcctggtggtacgtgcttttgcaAGTATTGCAGGGAAGGTACTGGTGAGACTTCTCTGCACTGTAAATATACCTACCCATGGAGtgattcctctcacatcccaaaagttATGGAGGACAACTACATGTGATTAGTCTGGAGAGAAATAGTGCAGGAAGAATGGTGACAGGGAGTTTAATACTTAGTGGTGTCTAACCAGCAAAAAAATTAGAGGGAAAATAGCAGATCAAATTCAATCTTAATGAATATTGTCAGTTACTTTCAATGACCATTTCTATTGTAATGATTTGGAGAATGGCTCAAGGGTTATGAAGTGAGAAGCGAGGGCATAGCTTGATGGGAACCCTGATAAGAGGATGGGTTAGTGAAAGTAGAAGAAAGGATGGCATTTGAAAATTGGCCAAAAAAAGTTGGAACCATTTTGGAGGCTAAAGAGTTGACTATGTTTAGGATGCAAAATAAACACAGAGGGAAGGTCAAGGGAACAAAAATTTAGTTTCAAGGAGGAGAGCTGGGAgatgaggatgaaaggtgaaagagGACGATCAGGAACAATAGAAGATAACTGTGTGGATGAAGTTTGCTGCAGCAGGGTGGTGACCCTATTGTAGTTAGCTGTATCCTTTCCTGCAACCTTCATCTCAAACCTCTTTTGGCCCCATAATATGCTGCAACTGTAAACTAAGAGTACCTTGAGGGCATTGCTCCATGGCAGAGCCAGAACTTCATCTACTTAAAAATTTTCAAAAGTTGAGCTTTGTCTATTTACTTTTTATTAAGTCACCTTTAAACCTTAGCATCCCACGAAGATTTATATTAATACGAGATGCTATTATTTGATTGAGAAGCATGAGTGTAGGTGACATTgtaggtagccaggaaggagtttaagaagggacttaggagagctagaaggggacatgagaaggccttggcaaggaggattaagaaaaaccccaaggcgttctacacgtacgtgaaggaagatgactagggtgagggtaggactgctcagggataaagggggaaacgtgcttggaggcagaggaagtaggggaggtccttgatgaatattttgcttcagtgttcacggAGAGGGactgtgaggtcagtgtagaacaggctaatgtgctggagcatgtcgaggttaagaaagaggcagtgttggagcttctgaaaaacattaggatagataagtgcCTGGGGCCGGACGCGATATACCCCAATTTATctcaggaagtgagggaagacattgctggggcattgatgatgatctttgcatcctccctggccacaggagtggtaccagaggattggaggatggcaaatgctgttccattgttcaggaaagctaatagggataatccttggaattatagaccaatgagttttacgtcagtggtgggcaagctattggagaggattcttagggacaggatttacgagcatttggagaagcatagtcttattagggatagtcagcatggctttatgaggggcaggtcatgcctcacaagcctaattgaggaggtgacaaagcaaattgatgaaggtagagcagtggatgtgatgtacatggattttagtaaagcgtttgataaggctcctcatggaaggctcattcagaaagtcagtaagcatgggatccagggaaacttggctgtgtggattcagaattggctcgcccatagaagacagagggtagctgtagatggagtgtattctgcctggaggtcagtgaccagtggtgttccgcaggttctgggacccctgctctttgtgatttttataaatgacttggatgaggatgaggaagggtgggttagtaagtttgcagacgacacaaaagttggtggtgttgtggatactatagaaagttgtcataggttacaacaggatatagacagatgcagagctgggtggagaagcggcagatggagttcaatccagcaaagtgcgaagtgatacactttggaagatagaacttgaaggcggagtgtaaggttaatggcaggattcttagcagtgtggaggaacagagggatcttgcggtccaagtccatagatccctcaaagttgctgcgcaggttgatagagtggttaagaaggcatatagtgtgctgACCTTccttagtcgggggattgagttcaagagccacgaagtaatgttgcagctctgtaaacctctggttagaccacacttagagtattgtgttcagttctggtcacctcattataggaaggatgtagaagctttagagagggtgcagaggagatttaccaggatgctgcctagattggagaacgtgtcttatgacaatgggttgagcgagctagggcttttctctttcgaacgacacaggatgagaggtgacttgatagaggtgtataagattatgaggggcatagatagagtgaacagccagcacctttctccTAGCGCGGcggtggccaataccagaggacatccgtttaaggtgagtggaggaaggtttaggggagatgtcagaggaaggtttttacacagagagtggtgggtgcctggaacacactccccaggtggtggtagaggctgatacaatagggacatttaaaagactcctagataggcgcatggatgtaagaaaaatggagggttatgtgttgtgtaggagggaagggttagattgaccgTGTAGTAGGTTTatattggtcggcacaacatcatgtccCGTACTCTACTGTCCTATGTTATATTTTTCTTGTCTATGTGcatttgaacaaaatgaaaattcagattttattttgtttttacagtttGCAAATCCGGATTTTATGCAGCCAATTTCAGATGTAGTTGATGAAGTAATACAAAATTGTCCCATTGATGTAAGGCGGCCATTGTATAAGGTAAtacaattattaaaataaaagcatgttGCAGATCAAATGAAAGGTCTGCATACTTTTTGTTTGACAGCCCAAACTGCAAGATGAAATAACTTCAAGCAACAGAAGTCAACAGTTGTCTAGCCCCCATTTGTAAATGGGCCCTCATGTAGGTGGGTTTTAGGAGATTcatggtggggagaggagagttgattgaatgtgaggagaaaaatgggattggtgttgaTGGATCCTTGATGTTTGATGCAGACACAGTGGGCAGAAaggacctgtttcaatgctgtacgactccatggcATATTGGGCTTCTGCCATCTGCAGTTGATGGCATCAGCACTGCCAAATGCAGTtgttttggcccaactggccttAACCCACATTTATGCTCCATGCAAGCCTCCACCCCAAATTTGTTTCTGATCTGAACAGCTTTTATGCATCTATCCAACCATCCCTTATTTGCTCAACCATTCCTTGCGGTGAGAAGTTATGGAGAGTAATCATTCTCAGGGTAAAACCAATGTCTTGCGATTCTGTTCTGGATTTATTGGTGTCCATCTTGTATTTATGAACCCAGTTCTGGGTTTCCCTCGAGGGAAAATATCTTCTGCTTACTCTGTCAACACCCCTTGATAATAGGCCCCTACTGTGTCACTGTTCAGTTGCTACATTCTTtaaatgagatcatggttgatcctgtgtctttttttttcctgatcccattttccctgatttctttaatatcttgcTTTTCAGGAAAAGTTCTTGTGTGGTTGTTTTTCTCTATTTACTCTTTCAGGCTTGTGGTGTAAGAGCTAGATGGCACTGTTGTACTTCTGATTATCTCCTTAATTGAACATTGCAGATGTTTTTTTATCATTTAtagtttgtttttccttttgagtAATGCTGTTTAAATGTAAACACATTGCAAAAAAAAGATATGGTGGGAATTACAGGGACATTGCTATTGATAAATCAGGAGTGCAGTGGATAACATGCTTAGAAAACAAAAAGTATATGGGAGGTATGCAGAGTAGGTcattgagtcaaacagcacagaaacgggccctttggcccaactggtctatgctgaccaagattcctatctaagctagtcccatttgccttcgtttggcccatatccctctaaacctttcctatccatgtacctgtccaagtatcttttaaatcttgttaaggtacctgcctccaccacttcctctggcagctcattccatatagtaaTCACAGTCTGgatgaaaacgttgcccctcaggttcctattaaacctctcccctctcaccttaaacctatgcactctagttcttgattccccaaccctgggaaaaagactgtgtgcatatctatccctctcatgattttatacacaagcCATATGTAAAATGTAGGTGTACTTGTTCGAGATAACATAATGGCAGTCTAAACGACAATGACAGTCATCGTGTCTGCGCCAATGGAGGAAGAGTCTTGCAGCTTAATGGGACCTTTCAACACGAGGCCGATTGCCCTGCAAGTCATGACTCTTCAAGGCTGGGATCCAAGTGAATGTGATAAGGGTttctttccaccaccctttcaagtACACGAAGTGTCATCAGCTGGAGGATCTCACCCAACAGGTTTTTGGAGTCTGAGCAACAGCTGATGGCACTTGGTCCATCATGGGTGTTTCAAGGGTAACTTGTTTCAGGAGGTAAGTGGTATAAAGGTGGactgtgtggttgacagtgaggagaaaatcatttttatttacagtgtgttaacaggcccttccggcccaacgaatccgcgctgcccattttaaacccaaattgacctacccgtacatcttttagaatgtgggaagaaactggagcacccggaggaaacccatgcagacacggggagaacgtacaaactccttacagacagcgacgggaatggaaccctgatcgctggcactgtaatagcgtcgcgctaaccgctatgctaccgtgccaccctagtCAGTTGGTCAGAAATGAAACATTCCAGCGAATTGTGAGTTAATGCATATGGGAAGGTACAATCTAGCAAGGGAACGTGCAATAAATGGGGGAATAATTAGTCatctggagaaacaaaaggaTCTTGAGCAGTTTACATCCACAAATCTTGAAAGATAGCAGGGCAGGTCTAAGAGCTGGCTAAGAAGCCATACAGGGTGCTCTCCTTAttggcatggaatataagatcaGGCCATTTTGTGAAAATTACGTAATGTTAGACCATGGCTTGATTACCGggtactgttctggtcaccacgttacagaaaagattgcactgcagaggattctgaggagatttataaggatgttgccaagttTTGAAACTTTTAGATCTGAGAGCTGTCGGGAAAAGAtcgggttattttctttggaatagggGAGGCTGTGAGACTTCATTAAGACTTAGTAAATTATGGGTAGGGCTTATTTCCTTTGGCCAAGGGGTCAAAACCCAGGAGGCATAGACTCAAAAGTAATTGGTAgatggattagaggggagatgaagaaaaatcCTTTCACCAAAAAAGTGCTGAGATTTGCTTCCtgaaagggtgggagaggcagaaacactAATCACATTAAAAGAAATGCTTGAATGTGGACATAAACATGATCTACAGGGCCACAGACACAGTGCTGGAAGAGGGATTAGGTTGTGATGCTCTTGTTCAATCTACACAGACATGATGGGAAAAATAGAGCTCCTGTATATTGTAAATTTTGAGTGTTTGCATTACAGGCTTTAAATATAACTAAAAAATCAAATGGGGAATTCTTTACACAGaaattggtgagaatgtggagcttgCTACCACAAGGTGGTTGAAGTGAATTGCGTGCATGTATTTAAGGTAAATTGAATATAATGATGAAGAAGAAAAAGAGTTTATGCTGATAGTAGGGTGCGAGATGGACAGAGGCTTATGGGAGCACTAAGTATTTCTCTCTTGTTTATTTGATGTCATTCCTGTTGACcagtatttgcattttctttgtatGCATGGGCATTTCATATAGTTTGTGCTGAACTTAGTCACATGCAACATGAGAATATAATTTCTAATTAAATATTTCTTCCAGAATATAGTTCTTTCTGGAGGTTCAACAATGTTTAGGGATTTTGGACGTCGTCTACAAAGAGATCTAAAAAGAGTAGTGGATGCGAGATTAAAAATTAGTGAACAGCTTAGTGCTGGTCGAATAAAGGTGAGATATTTTCTAATTCTCTTCTTTTTCTCTAATTTTTAGTTAATTTAGAAAATGCAGCCGTAAAAATAATCCTCCTCTCAGATGTACTTCAACCCTTTGTTTTAAAGAGGGTACTGTATATGGTGAATGACagcaaaattgtacaaaacaattaCTGTTGAATGATGTCACTTAAAGCAATAACTTTGACTTTTTGTGCAATTGTTTTGAAATCCTACTGCTAGCTAGTAAAGGTGAATTTGGGTTGGCCTAAAATTCATGggttatttttaaaagatcagtATTCTCTcagtttaattttattattttgagCGCGTATATTCATTTGAAGAAGAGGCATTCAGGTATGTTGAGCATCCTGGCTGTGATAAAAATGTGACCAATTTGTATTACCCTGGCAGTATTTTCACTTACCTCCACTACATATGAAATGCAGAGAAGTTACAGCTGAATTTGATCACTTTGGCATTTACCCACCATATGACTAAATTAATCCACCCTGTTTTCATATCTGTTTGGATAAATGGTTGATGAATAAGGGAACAGTCTAATCTAAGATGTTAGTATGGCTTCTGCTTCAATCTTTAGATCTGCAAGTGAAATATGCAGCCTCCTAAATGTGTAGAGGTTTATCTTCTTTCTGTACTAAACTCTTCAGTCATGGCTTCAActatggtattggtactggtttagtgaaaagcttgtcttacaaaccaaccgtacaggtcaattcattaacagTCTTCTAATCTGAAtcaatcataattttaaatacttgttTTGTTCAGAAACAAGCCTTCTTAAAAGGGGGGACATGGAAAACAGTTTTCCGaataaaaagtcaattttaaaCATGTTTATTATACTAATTACAATTTAAATTGCATAAAGCAAAAATTAAACAGGAGCAAGTTCTAAAAATGGAACCAAATGTTTATATACAGTAATGGCAGTAAAACCTTGCAACTGATTCAGGATACTTTTAAAGACTGATTATcgatttttttattttcttcaataagCCTAAGCCAATTGAGGTTCAGGCGATAACGCACCACATGCAGCGCTATGCAGTTTGGTTTGGTGGCTCCATGTTGGCATCAACGGTAAGTGGACAACGCAGTTCTGACTGAAGTTTCTAGGAAAATCCTATAGTTTGGATAGGAAAGAGCATGTTTTTATAATTcagttttcaggatgtgggtgtgattgtcaaggccagcatttatttcccatccctaatggcccttgagaaggtggtggcgagccACCTTTTGAAGGTACCCTCATAATGCTGTTGAGTAGGAAGCTTCACGATTTAACCCAAATATGTGGTTTTTGATATAGCAAAGGGGTACTGTTTTAAATGCCACAGTGCTGTCCTGATGCTCAACTGACTTGAAACCATTGCATCAGACATGTAAACAGCCCTTAACACACACTGTCAACATACAACTGACTTTAGTTACTGTGCCAGGCAGCGATTTCACTGTGATATCTTCACCCTGTTGCAAGGCTATAACTTAATGTTAAGAAGGTAGGCTGAGCCAGCACAAAATTATGGGATACAAATTTATCTCTGGGCATTAGCACTAAATGGTTGCTGGAGTCAACTAGGATTGCTGACCTAAGAGCCAGTACAGACTGAATGGGCTGATGGCTTTCTCCTGTGCCATAAgaattctttgattctatgattatGAGATTTGTGAGTGTGAAGACCCAGAAAGCAAAAGGATGGTTAAGTGAGTATTGGGAATA
This genomic interval from Pristis pectinata isolate sPriPec2 chromosome 5, sPriPec2.1.pri, whole genome shotgun sequence contains the following:
- the actr3b gene encoding actin-related protein 3B isoform X3; the encoded protein is MFESFNIPGLYIAVQAVLALAASWTSRQVGERTLTGIVIDSGDGVTHCIPVAEGYVIGSCIKHIPVAGRDITFFIQQLLREREIGIPPEQSLETAKAIKERYCYICPDIVKEFTKYDTDPGKWIKPYVGINAISKRQFAVDVGYERFLGPEIFFHPEFANPDFMQPISDVVDEVIQNCPIDVRRPLYKNIVLSGGSTMFRDFGRRLQRDLKRVVDARLKISEQLSAGRIKPKPIEVQAITHHMQRYAVWFGGSMLASTPEFYQVCHTKKDYEEFGPSICRHNPVFGVMS